A part of Streptomyces sp. NBC_01210 genomic DNA contains:
- a CDS encoding cytochrome P450, translating to MKLPKDCPHLPEGFDFTDPDLLQARVPHPEFARMRQTAPVWWCTQPAGISGFQDEGYWAVTRHADVKHVSTHPELFSSNTNTAVIRFNETISRDQIEVQKLIMLNMDPPEHTRVRQIVQRGFTPRAIRSLEEALRNRARSIVETALAGAKDDGSFDFVTNIAVELPLQAIAELIGVPQEDRTKIFDWSNKMAAYDDPEYAITEEIGAEAAMEIVSYSMNLAAARKDCPAKDIVSQLVAAEDEGNLSNDEFGFFVILLAVAGNETTRNAISHGMHAFLTHPEQWELYKRERPETAAEEIVRWATPVVSFQRTATQDLELGGRQIKKGDRVGIFYSSANNDPEVFEEPEQFNITRDPNPHLGFGGGGPHFCLGKSLAVMEINLIFNAIADTLPDLRLVGGPRRLRSAWLNGIKELQVSTS from the coding sequence TTGAAGCTGCCGAAGGACTGCCCCCATCTGCCCGAAGGGTTCGACTTCACCGATCCCGATCTCCTCCAAGCCCGCGTCCCCCACCCGGAGTTCGCCCGGATGCGGCAGACCGCCCCGGTCTGGTGGTGCACCCAGCCGGCCGGCATCTCCGGCTTCCAGGACGAGGGCTACTGGGCCGTCACCCGGCACGCCGACGTCAAGCATGTCTCCACCCACCCCGAACTCTTCTCCTCCAACACCAACACCGCGGTCATCCGCTTCAACGAGACGATCAGCCGCGACCAGATCGAGGTCCAGAAGCTGATCATGCTCAACATGGACCCGCCGGAGCACACCCGCGTCCGCCAGATCGTCCAGCGCGGCTTCACCCCGCGGGCGATCCGCTCCCTGGAGGAGGCCCTGCGCAACCGCGCCCGCTCGATCGTCGAGACCGCGCTGGCCGGCGCGAAGGACGACGGCAGCTTCGACTTCGTCACCAACATCGCGGTGGAACTGCCGCTCCAGGCCATCGCCGAACTCATCGGCGTACCGCAGGAGGACCGCACCAAGATCTTCGACTGGTCCAACAAGATGGCGGCGTACGACGACCCCGAGTACGCGATCACCGAGGAGATCGGTGCCGAGGCGGCGATGGAGATCGTCTCGTACTCGATGAATCTGGCCGCGGCCCGCAAGGACTGTCCGGCGAAGGACATCGTGTCCCAACTGGTCGCCGCGGAGGACGAAGGCAACCTCTCCAACGACGAGTTCGGCTTCTTCGTGATCCTGCTGGCGGTCGCGGGCAATGAGACGACGAGGAACGCGATCAGCCACGGTATGCACGCGTTTCTCACGCATCCCGAGCAGTGGGAGCTCTACAAGCGGGAGCGGCCGGAGACCGCGGCCGAGGAGATCGTGCGCTGGGCGACGCCCGTGGTCTCCTTCCAGCGCACGGCCACGCAGGACCTGGAGCTGGGCGGCCGGCAGATCAAGAAGGGCGACCGGGTCGGGATCTTCTACTCATCGGCGAACAACGACCCCGAAGTCTTCGAGGAGCCCGAGCAGTTCAACATCACCCGCGACCCGAACCCGCACCTCGGCTTCGGCGGCGGAGGCCCGCACTTCTGCCTCGGCAAGTCGCTCGCGGTGATGGAGATCAACCTGATCTTCAACGCGATAGCGGACACCCTGCCGGACCTCCGCCTGGTGGGCGGCCCGCGCCGACTGCGCTCGGCGTGGCTGAACGGCATCAAGGAACTCCAGGTCAGCACCAGTTGA
- a CDS encoding DUF397 domain-containing protein — MGSSTQWRKSSYSGDQGGSCVECAPLNGAAWRKSSYSGSTGGECLEIAEAPHLVAVRDSKDVTRPALHLSRPAFATFVAAAARDAF; from the coding sequence ATGGGGAGCAGCACGCAGTGGCGTAAGTCGAGCTACAGCGGTGACCAGGGCGGCTCGTGCGTCGAGTGCGCCCCCCTCAACGGCGCCGCCTGGCGCAAGTCCAGCTACAGCGGCAGCACTGGCGGCGAGTGCCTCGAGATTGCAGAGGCTCCCCACCTCGTCGCCGTACGCGACTCCAAGGACGTCACCCGCCCCGCGCTCCACCTCTCCCGCCCCGCCTTCGCGACCTTCGTCGCAGCGGCGGCTCGGGACGCTTTCTAG
- a CDS encoding helix-turn-helix domain-containing protein, whose protein sequence is MSQVNVLDPSASPLDYYGYELRRYREAAGLTQKQLGEIINYTGSLVGQIETARKLPTAEFSERVDAALGTGGMLSRLLGLVLRSQLPSWFQQVAELEARATEICTFHTHLVHGLLQTEAYARAVLGAMDRSNLEDRTAVRLARQRILEKDEPPVLWVILSEAVLHQEIGGRETMRGQMAHFLTSEKAPRLNVQVLPYAAGAHAGLQGPFDLFHFPGDPSIVYTEGYGAGHPTANLETVRDCSLRYDHLQAAALSIKDSAELIRHVMEERYGEQHAVA, encoded by the coding sequence ATGAGCCAAGTCAACGTCCTCGACCCGAGTGCGTCGCCGCTCGATTACTACGGCTACGAGCTGCGCCGCTACCGGGAGGCGGCCGGCCTCACGCAGAAGCAGTTGGGCGAGATCATCAACTACACGGGGTCGCTGGTCGGCCAGATCGAGACGGCGCGGAAGTTGCCGACGGCGGAGTTCAGCGAGCGGGTGGATGCGGCGCTGGGGACGGGCGGGATGCTCTCGCGGCTGCTGGGCCTGGTGTTGCGGAGTCAACTCCCGTCCTGGTTCCAGCAGGTGGCGGAGCTTGAGGCGCGGGCCACGGAGATCTGCACCTTCCATACGCACTTGGTGCACGGGCTGCTCCAGACGGAGGCGTACGCACGGGCGGTGCTCGGAGCCATGGACCGTAGCAACCTGGAGGACCGCACGGCGGTCAGGTTGGCGCGGCAGCGCATCCTGGAAAAGGACGAGCCCCCGGTGCTGTGGGTAATCCTCAGCGAGGCGGTGCTGCACCAGGAGATCGGCGGTCGGGAGACCATGCGGGGCCAAATGGCCCATTTCTTGACCTCGGAGAAGGCGCCAAGGTTGAACGTCCAGGTGCTTCCGTACGCAGCCGGAGCCCACGCTGGGCTACAGGGTCCGTTCGACCTCTTCCACTTCCCGGGCGACCCGTCGATCGTCTACACAGAGGGCTACGGAGCAGGGCATCCGACCGCCAACCTCGAGACCGTCAGGGACTGTTCGCTCCGTTACGATCACCTCCAGGCCGCAGCCCTGTCCATCAAGGACTCGGCGGAGCTGATCCGGCATGTCATGGAGGAGCGCTATGGGGAGCAGCACGCAGTGGCGTAA
- a CDS encoding bifunctional glycosyltransferase 87/phosphatase PAP2 family protein — protein sequence MGAARAALWLVAAVLAVRQTAAVLRQPPGERLTDLETWIGENGVLHMKGSLYDADKFTGTPFAGLVLKPLTRAAEQALGIAWTFGTLLLVVVLGLVVARALPGPVSRRSGLLAAPIAISLLMLSLPVRNSFYLGQTSIIPVLLVLLGCFAARGERPSGVLIGFGAALQPTVLLFAPLLWFTGRRRAAATSAGTFAASSALAWAALPSDSWTYWVHHVAGAGLGARPDSLANQSLHGALLRLGLEGPLEIALYVVLAAAVCFFGLRRAVRYAQDGQLLLAVALTGCVAVAVSPTAWQHQLLWVLLAVVGRVGKRASDRMLWPVLVILAITLPGNMLLPNMAVLYPVRENVLLISALAAAVAVPFLPRTSPYFRRPVPTEYALPLPARWSRVPLLPFWRRVLSRPNLLLELLVIRVGYSVYSQIRAAATGGVTAAEEHGRQVISAEQALGIDVEHWINHAVVKAEWAEAFFNFYYSSFHFVVPLTILGVLYVRRPADYRWARSSLAFATLLALLGFWLYPLAPPRLMPGMDFIDTVHGPQDLANPDYGAMTAVTNQYAAMPSLHFGWSLWCGLIVLVLAPKLWIKLLGLLHPLFTVCAIVATANHWVLDAAGGAAVVGAGFGLTYLLAGRRQLRVPAGAVPAARVDTQAEAPVPAAPK from the coding sequence ATGGGCGCGGCCAGGGCCGCCCTGTGGCTCGTAGCGGCCGTCCTCGCGGTACGGCAGACAGCGGCAGTGCTCCGGCAGCCGCCCGGTGAGCGCCTCACCGACCTGGAGACCTGGATCGGCGAGAACGGCGTCCTGCATATGAAGGGCTCGCTGTACGACGCCGACAAGTTCACGGGTACGCCGTTCGCCGGACTCGTGCTGAAGCCACTGACCCGGGCCGCCGAGCAGGCGCTCGGCATCGCCTGGACCTTCGGCACACTGCTGCTCGTCGTCGTGCTCGGCCTGGTGGTCGCCCGCGCCCTGCCGGGACCCGTTTCGCGCCGCAGCGGCCTGCTCGCCGCGCCCATCGCCATCAGCCTGCTGATGCTCTCGCTGCCTGTGCGCAACAGCTTCTACCTGGGGCAGACCAGCATCATCCCGGTCCTGCTGGTGCTGCTCGGCTGCTTCGCGGCGCGCGGCGAGAGACCGTCCGGCGTGCTGATCGGCTTCGGCGCCGCCCTCCAGCCGACCGTGCTCCTGTTCGCTCCGCTGCTCTGGTTCACCGGCCGCAGACGCGCCGCCGCCACTTCGGCGGGCACCTTCGCCGCCTCCTCGGCGCTCGCCTGGGCCGCGCTGCCCAGCGACTCCTGGACGTACTGGGTGCACCATGTCGCGGGCGCCGGGCTCGGCGCCCGCCCGGACAGCCTGGCCAACCAGTCACTGCACGGCGCGCTGCTCCGCCTCGGCCTGGAGGGCCCGCTCGAGATCGCGCTCTATGTCGTGCTCGCCGCCGCGGTCTGCTTCTTCGGCCTGCGCCGTGCCGTCCGCTACGCCCAGGACGGGCAGTTGCTCCTCGCCGTCGCCCTGACCGGCTGTGTGGCCGTCGCCGTCTCGCCCACCGCCTGGCAGCACCAGCTGCTGTGGGTGCTCCTCGCGGTCGTCGGCCGGGTCGGCAAGCGCGCCTCGGACCGCATGCTGTGGCCCGTCCTGGTGATCCTCGCGATCACGCTGCCGGGGAACATGCTGCTGCCCAACATGGCGGTGCTGTACCCCGTACGCGAAAACGTCCTGCTGATCTCCGCGCTGGCGGCGGCGGTTGCGGTGCCGTTCCTGCCGCGTACCTCGCCGTACTTCCGGCGGCCGGTGCCGACCGAGTACGCCCTGCCGCTCCCGGCCCGCTGGAGCCGGGTGCCGCTGCTGCCGTTCTGGCGGCGCGTGCTCAGCCGCCCGAACCTGCTGCTCGAACTGCTGGTGATCCGAGTCGGCTACTCCGTCTACTCGCAGATCCGCGCCGCCGCGACCGGCGGCGTGACCGCCGCCGAGGAGCACGGCCGGCAGGTCATCTCCGCCGAGCAGGCGCTCGGCATCGACGTCGAGCACTGGATCAACCACGCGGTGGTGAAGGCGGAGTGGGCCGAGGCCTTCTTCAACTTCTACTACTCGTCCTTCCACTTCGTGGTGCCGCTGACGATCCTCGGTGTGCTGTACGTCCGACGCCCCGCCGACTACCGCTGGGCGCGCTCGTCGCTCGCCTTCGCGACACTGCTGGCGCTGCTCGGGTTCTGGTTGTATCCGCTGGCCCCGCCGCGCCTGATGCCGGGCATGGACTTCATCGACACGGTGCACGGCCCGCAGGACCTCGCCAACCCGGACTACGGGGCGATGACGGCGGTCACCAATCAGTACGCGGCGATGCCGTCGCTGCATTTCGGCTGGTCGCTGTGGTGCGGACTGATTGTCCTGGTCCTGGCGCCGAAGCTGTGGATCAAGCTGCTCGGCCTGCTCCACCCGCTCTTCACGGTCTGCGCGATCGTGGCCACGGCCAACCACTGGGTACTGGACGCGGCGGGCGGCGCGGCGGTGGTGGGCGCGGGCTTCGGCCTGACCTACCTGCTGGCGGGCCGACGGCAGCTGCGGGTGCCGGCGGGGGCGGTCCCGGCGGCGAGAGTGGACACCCAGGCGGAAGCACCGGTCCCGGCCGCGCCGAAGTAG
- a CDS encoding DUF2330 domain-containing protein encodes MRGPRRQRLLLVVLALLALQLGSLVSPAYACGCGAMVPDKQSHMYVNRETSVVGWDGRTEQILMRFTVDGDAPKAAWIMPVPSRATVELGDSALFGELETIIEPELRTRHYFWPRGNDWPFSPTSGDSAGAPAPAAGAPAVGVVGRERLGDFDVARLTATDPGALRGWLERNGFELPDGLARELKPYVEQKWEYVAVRLAPETTGSVLRGTLDPLRLRFASDRLIYPMRLSRLARTAQSLGLFVLAPHRMEPRGSIGGNAPEVTYAGKVEPSAALSGFTGGGETFLTALDQEFPEPKRINGDHELRATDKDTPFRRVVYENQLLTVAGVPAWLLTVGGGLAVLAAVVLVRVRARRRSPVVPPPAIHVPPPIA; translated from the coding sequence GTGCGTGGGCCACGGAGGCAGCGGTTGCTGCTGGTGGTGCTCGCTCTGCTTGCGCTGCAGCTCGGATCGCTGGTCAGCCCGGCGTACGCCTGCGGATGCGGCGCGATGGTGCCGGACAAGCAGTCCCATATGTACGTCAACCGGGAGACGTCGGTGGTCGGTTGGGACGGCCGTACGGAGCAGATCCTGATGCGCTTCACGGTCGACGGAGACGCTCCCAAGGCTGCCTGGATCATGCCCGTGCCGAGCCGTGCCACGGTCGAGCTCGGCGACAGCGCGCTCTTCGGCGAGCTCGAGACGATCATCGAGCCGGAGCTCCGGACGCGGCACTACTTCTGGCCACGCGGCAACGACTGGCCCTTCTCCCCCACTTCCGGCGACTCCGCGGGCGCACCGGCCCCCGCGGCCGGTGCGCCGGCGGTGGGTGTGGTCGGCCGCGAACGCCTCGGCGACTTCGATGTCGCACGGCTGACGGCGACCGATCCCGGCGCGCTGCGCGGCTGGCTGGAGCGGAACGGCTTCGAGCTGCCGGACGGCCTCGCCCGCGAGTTGAAGCCGTATGTCGAGCAGAAGTGGGAGTACGTGGCGGTGCGCCTGGCCCCCGAGACGACGGGTTCCGTGCTGCGCGGCACGCTCGACCCGCTGCGGCTGCGCTTCGCCAGCGACAGGCTCATCTACCCGATGCGGCTGTCGCGGCTGGCCAGGACCGCGCAGTCACTGGGGCTGTTCGTGCTGGCGCCGCACCGGATGGAGCCGCGCGGCTCGATCGGTGGGAACGCGCCGGAGGTGACGTACGCGGGGAAGGTGGAGCCGAGCGCGGCGCTTTCCGGGTTCACGGGCGGCGGCGAGACCTTCCTGACGGCGCTGGACCAGGAGTTTCCGGAGCCCAAGCGGATCAACGGCGACCATGAACTGCGCGCCACGGACAAGGACACCCCCTTCCGGCGGGTGGTGTACGAGAACCAGCTGTTGACGGTGGCCGGTGTCCCGGCGTGGCTGCTGACGGTCGGCGGGGGCCTGGCGGTTCTCGCGGCAGTGGTGCTGGTGCGTGTACGGGCACGGCGGCGCAGTCCGGTCGTACCACCTCCGGCGATCCATGTGCCGCCACCGATCGCCTGA
- a CDS encoding O-methyltransferase, with product MTQENQDRWSAVDRYITDRLVPADEALTAALAASDTADLPAIAVAPNQGKLLHLLAQVQGARTVLEIGTLGGYSTIWLARALPAEGRLISLEYSPAHAEVARANLAHAGLDKIVEVRTGAALQTLPKLATEPGVGPFDLVFIDADKENNPRYVEWALKLTRPGSVIIVDNAVRGGAVVDADNTNPAIVGTREMYELVAREPRLSATAVQTVGTKGYDGFLLARVVA from the coding sequence ATGACTCAGGAGAACCAGGACCGGTGGTCCGCCGTAGACCGCTACATCACCGACCGCCTCGTCCCGGCCGACGAAGCCCTGACCGCCGCCCTCGCGGCGAGCGACACGGCCGACCTGCCTGCCATCGCTGTCGCCCCCAACCAGGGCAAGCTGCTGCATCTGCTGGCCCAGGTGCAGGGCGCGCGCACGGTGCTCGAGATCGGCACACTGGGCGGCTACAGCACAATCTGGCTGGCCAGGGCGCTGCCCGCGGAAGGCAGGCTGATCTCGCTGGAGTACAGCCCGGCGCACGCGGAGGTGGCCCGGGCGAATCTCGCCCACGCCGGCCTCGACAAGATCGTGGAGGTCAGGACGGGCGCGGCGCTTCAGACGCTGCCGAAGCTGGCGACGGAACCCGGCGTGGGCCCGTTCGACCTGGTCTTCATCGACGCGGACAAGGAGAACAACCCGCGCTACGTGGAGTGGGCGCTGAAGCTGACCCGCCCGGGCAGCGTGATCATCGTCGACAACGCGGTGCGGGGTGGCGCGGTGGTGGACGCGGACAACACGAACCCGGCGATCGTGGGCACGCGGGAGATGTACGAACTGGTGGCGCGGGAGCCGCGGCTGAGCGCGACGGCGGTACAGACAGTGGGCACGAAGGGGTACGACGGGTTCCTGCTGGCGCGCGTGGTGGCCTGA
- a CDS encoding antibiotic biosynthesis monooxygenase family protein, whose amino-acid sequence MSIVKINVLTVPEDQREVLEKRFASRAGAVEGSDGFEWFELLRPVEGTDTYLVYTRWRSEEDFQNWMSGPMQAAHRGAPAGGEQPKPAASGSTLWSFEVVQQAAPKQD is encoded by the coding sequence ATGAGCATCGTCAAGATCAACGTCCTCACGGTCCCTGAAGATCAGCGCGAAGTCCTTGAGAAGCGGTTCGCCTCCCGCGCCGGCGCCGTGGAGGGCTCGGACGGCTTCGAGTGGTTCGAGCTTCTTCGACCTGTGGAGGGCACTGACACGTATCTGGTCTACACCCGCTGGCGCAGCGAAGAGGACTTCCAGAACTGGATGTCCGGCCCCATGCAGGCGGCGCATCGTGGTGCGCCCGCCGGTGGAGAGCAGCCCAAGCCCGCCGCATCCGGCTCGACACTCTGGTCCTTCGAAGTGGTCCAGCAGGCCGCCCCCAAGCAGGACTGA
- a CDS encoding helix-turn-helix transcriptional regulator yields the protein MAGKRQGFAKRRKACGYTQEQFAHSLSVDRTTVQRWEKGDNDPQPWLRLKIAALLDVTPKELDSLLALDAAIRGPRGVNPWTVDAVPNSDDEFDAWELMRRVQASDVGSATLDRLDHAFDELATAYPVTPPQELLERVRKHSAYVTRLLDARKSLNEHRRLLVVGGWLSLFGATLHIDLKQDQAATARLQTAAALAREAGNAEIEAWCFETDAWRVLTEGDYVRALELSQIAQQIAPAGGSAAIQSAAQEGRARARLGQSRETYAAIDRVQRMSASLGRPDRPEHHYRYDPAKALAYTATTLAWAGDSAAEPYAREVIARLSPSDDVQKWPRRVASANIDLALVLLAESRMDEACDAAQKAILSGRVVPSNHWRALEVVKAVEARQLPEATGLREAYQGLRALGR from the coding sequence ATGGCGGGCAAGCGGCAGGGCTTCGCGAAGCGCCGCAAGGCATGTGGATACACGCAGGAGCAGTTCGCGCATTCCCTATCAGTGGACCGGACTACGGTTCAGCGGTGGGAGAAGGGTGACAACGACCCTCAGCCGTGGCTCAGGCTCAAGATTGCCGCACTGCTCGATGTGACTCCCAAAGAGCTGGACAGCCTGCTTGCTCTTGACGCTGCGATTCGCGGTCCGAGGGGAGTCAACCCGTGGACCGTCGACGCCGTACCCAATTCCGATGACGAGTTTGACGCATGGGAATTGATGCGACGAGTCCAGGCAAGTGATGTGGGATCAGCCACGCTTGATCGACTCGATCACGCCTTTGACGAATTGGCCACGGCGTACCCGGTAACGCCGCCGCAGGAACTCTTGGAGCGAGTGCGGAAGCACTCGGCCTATGTCACTCGGCTGTTGGACGCCCGCAAGTCATTGAACGAGCACCGCCGATTGCTTGTCGTTGGCGGTTGGCTCTCTCTCTTCGGCGCGACGCTGCACATTGATCTCAAGCAGGATCAGGCAGCTACTGCCCGGTTGCAGACGGCCGCCGCGCTGGCCCGCGAGGCCGGTAACGCTGAGATCGAGGCATGGTGCTTCGAGACCGATGCATGGCGCGTACTCACGGAGGGGGACTACGTCCGCGCCCTTGAGCTCTCCCAGATAGCACAGCAGATCGCGCCCGCTGGCGGGTCAGCTGCCATTCAGTCGGCAGCCCAGGAGGGAAGAGCGCGTGCGCGGCTGGGGCAATCGAGGGAGACTTACGCCGCCATTGATCGGGTGCAGCGCATGTCTGCGTCACTCGGCCGCCCTGACCGCCCGGAGCACCACTACCGCTACGACCCCGCAAAGGCGCTTGCGTACACCGCAACTACCCTTGCATGGGCAGGGGATTCGGCCGCCGAGCCATACGCGCGAGAAGTCATCGCCCGGCTGAGCCCAAGCGATGACGTTCAGAAGTGGCCGCGCCGGGTGGCATCAGCGAATATCGATCTGGCTTTAGTGCTGCTCGCCGAAAGCCGAATGGATGAGGCATGTGATGCGGCTCAGAAGGCCATACTCAGTGGCCGCGTCGTCCCCTCGAACCATTGGCGAGCGCTGGAGGTCGTGAAAGCGGTCGAGGCACGCCAGCTGCCTGAAGCAACGGGCCTGCGCGAGGCATACCAGGGCCTGAGAGCTCTCGGGCGCTGA
- a CDS encoding DUF7848 domain-containing protein: protein MSGRARYGFMDWTLLADPETGLRYAGECLDCGERSINGDSADDAQLWCLKHAGMSGDKRFKLTAFQSFDALPSGALGPRAT, encoded by the coding sequence GTGAGCGGGCGAGCCCGGTACGGGTTCATGGACTGGACGCTGTTGGCGGATCCGGAGACGGGCCTTCGCTACGCGGGTGAGTGTCTGGACTGCGGCGAGCGATCCATAAACGGTGACAGTGCGGATGATGCGCAGCTGTGGTGTCTGAAGCACGCAGGGATGAGCGGTGACAAGCGCTTCAAGCTGACCGCGTTTCAGTCCTTCGATGCCTTGCCCTCGGGCGCACTGGGTCCTCGCGCCACGTAG